Proteins from one Megalopta genalis isolate 19385.01 chromosome 1, iyMegGena1_principal, whole genome shotgun sequence genomic window:
- the LOC117228912 gene encoding protein G12 has product MKFVVAALVVLAAAGPLATAWKVPPAGSGALAKELQDFVDVLPVEKGVEIVRAYIAQDKQVQALLKIAGSPLSSALVKEVEAVPEFKQLANYIQKAGLDIYLLLNHLNKALKLDPIKPLSTYVVISGNGVSGLVKDLRAIIPYDKLQDLYIEKVEKSAVFKDFIVEVSSSKYQKLHEVIINSQNLKSIALESKNAGVNPDDFPEGYSVLLTAHVVRNRA; this is encoded by the coding sequence ATGAAATTCGTAGTAGCAGCTTTGGTCGTTTTGGCAGCAGCCGGTCCCCTCGCAACCGCCTGGAAGGTGCCCCCAGCAGGCTCAGGTGCTCTCGCCAAGGAGCTCCAGGACTTCGTGGACGTGCTCCCGGTGGAGAAAGGCGTCGAAATCGTCAGAGCCTACATTGCTCAGGACAAACAAGTCCAGGCTCTCCTGAAGATCGCCGGATCTCCGCTAAGCTCAGCCTTAGTCAAGGAAGTGGAAGCAGTGCCTGAGTTCAAACAGCTGGCCAACTACATCCAGAAAGCCGGCCTGGACATCTACCTTttgctgaaccatttgaacaAAGCCTTGAAGCTCGACCCGATCAAGCCTCTGTCCACCTACGTCGTAATCAGTGGCAACGGAGTCAGTGGTCTTGTGAAGGACCTGAGGGCAATCATTCCCTACGATAAACTCCAGGATTTGTACATTGAGAAGGTGGAGAAATCCGCCGTGTTCAAGGACTTTATCGTAGAAGTCAGTTCCTCCAAGTACCAAAAGTTGCACGAAGTCATAATCAACAGCCAGAACTTGAAGAGCATTGCCCTGGAATCGAAGAACGCTGGAGTTAACCCTGATGACTTCCCTGAAGGATACAGCGTGCTCTTGACTGCCCACGTTGTCCGCAACCGGGCCTAA
- the LOC117228948 gene encoding protein G12 codes for MKFAVSVLSVLVLATGLSAYRLPATGSGELAKDLQDFLDLIPLKKASKLVIAYLARDKEFQAAIEVLYSKELYNFMMDVEAAPEYAEMISFMQKAGLDAYYLLKQLNELLASQRLHATDSADTQISGGLVGFAADFGSLVSTEKGQVLLDEKVAAGGAFTEYYNLLMSQRFLEFYKKALNNVHYQILVRDAELKNIDAVAFQQLFSILTVLRAVIA; via the coding sequence ATGAAATTCGCAGTGTCAGTATTGTCTGTCTTGGTCTTGGCCACCGGCCTCAGCGCTTACAGGCTGCCAGCGACAGGTTCAGGAGAGCTTGCCAAGGACCTGCAGGACTTCCTCGACCTGATACCTCTGAAGAAAGCGAGCAAGCTGGTGATAGCATACCTGGCTCGAGACAAAGAGTTCCAGGCTGCCATAGAGGTTCTCTACTCCAAGGAGCTGTACAATTTCATGATGGACGTCGAGGCTGCACCCGAATATGCCGAAATGATTTCGTTCATGCAGAAAGCTGGTCTCGATGCCTATTATTTGTTGAAACAACTAAACGAGTTGCTGGCCAGTCAACGATTGCACGCCACGGATTCCGCCGACACTCAGATCTCAGGAGGACTCGTAGGCTTCGCCGCGGACTTCGGCTCTCTCGTATCCACCGAAAAGGGACAGGTCCTACTCGATGAGAAGGTAGCAGCCGGTGGCGCTTTCACTGAGTACTACAACCTCTTAATGAGCCAGAGGTTCCTGGAATTCTACAAGAAGGCCTTAAATAATGTGCACTATCAGATTCTGGTTAGGGATGCCGAGCTGAAGAACATCGACGCCGTGGCCTTCCAGCAGCTCTTCAGCATTCTGACCGTCCTCAGGGCAGTCATTGCTTAG
- the LOC117228844 gene encoding protein G12, translating to MNPQILIMSAFAAASVALIGFLAYRVRHTSEEIDFMSQPPLKDNSSLEEDLWDILGFLPQNDVQEVIERYMKYDKQIGDTVSFINDHKRFLIRELQNMPQVHRIALVLSKNGLDVAYWSEKVQTCWKMAPRYIRNNRDMADGGLTVMVDQILRLIPLNELDDLLRQKAKYSGSFRRLLQLLKSNDFEELCNAIKKNRMMHHHYFWAEESGLEVRFAGELLWLLHLYLTQNLLT from the coding sequence ATGAACCCGCAGATACTGATAATGAGCGCGTTCGCCGCAGCCTCGGTGGCGTTAATAGGCTTCTTAGCCTATCGAGTCCGCCACACGTCGGAAGAAATCGACTTTATGAGCCAGCCACCGTTAAAAGACAACAGCTCCTTGGAGGAAGACCTGTGGGACATCCTTGGATTCCTGCCGCAGAACGACGTCCAGGAAGTCATCGAGCGTTACATGAAATACGACAAGCAGATCGGTGACACCGTCAGCTTCATCAACGACCACAAGAGATTTTTAATTCGCGAGCTACAGAACATGCCCCAAGTGCACCGTATCGCGCTTGTCCTGTCCAAAAATGGGTTGGACGTCGCGTACTGGTCCGAAAAAGTGCAGACCTGCTGGAAAATGGCGCCGCGGTACATCCGGAACAATAGGGACATGGCGGACGGTGGATTGACAGTGATGGTCGACCAAATATTGCGCCTCATACCGTTGAACGAGCTGGACGATCTGCTGCGACAGAAGGCCAAGTATTCCGGCAGCTTCCGCAGGTTGCTGCAGCTGCTGAAGTCGAACGACTTCGAGGAACTGTGCAACGCGATAAAGAAGAACAGGATGATGCATCATCATTACTTCTGGGCGGAGGAGAGCGGCCTCGAAGTTAGGTTCGCCGGCGAGCTGCTTTGGCTGTTACATTTATACCTGACGCAGAACCTGCTCACGTAG